Proteins encoded by one window of Salvia hispanica cultivar TCC Black 2014 unplaced genomic scaffold, UniMelb_Shisp_WGS_1.0 HiC_scaffold_825, whole genome shotgun sequence:
- the LOC125200141 gene encoding heat shock 70 kDa protein 18-like, which yields MVYRPFKHPGADDEPMIAVTYKGEEKQFYAQEISSMLLTKMKDATTKNADFRLWWWHGNVYVATTRRNGIEVKAVAGEAHLGGQDIDNRMVDYFVKEFKSKIGNAYDAKVDKYSVDEVVLLLVKWDSQGATDVEGVFRRKRVVQNLSFSGIWCCSCSCQVEWGRQQKATNNNNKNPN from the exons ATGGTGTATCGGCCATTCAAACACCCCGGCGCTGATGACGAGCCTATGATTGCAGTAACCTACAAAGGGGAGGAGAAACAGTTCTATGCTCAGGAGATTTCCTCAATGCTGCTTACCAAGATGAAGGAT GCTACTACCAAGAATGCTGATTTTCGACTTTGGTGGTGGCACGGTAATGTGTATGTGGCCACGACTAGGAGAAATGGCATTGAAGTGAAGGCTGTTGCCGGGGAGGCTCATCTTGGAGGGCAGGACATTGACAACAGGATGGTGGATTACTTTGTGAAGGAGTTTAAAAGCAAGATCG GAAATGCTTATGATGCGAAGGTGGATAAGTATAGTGTGGATGAGGTGGTGCTGTTGCTGGTCAAGTGGGATTCACAAGGTGCAACAGATGTTGAAGGAGTTTTTCGACGGAAAAGAGTTGTTCAAAACCTCTCATTTAGTGGCATATGGTGCTGCAGTTGTAGCTGCCAAGTTGAATGGGGAAGGCAACAGAAGGcaacaaacaacaacaacaaaaaccccaattaa